ACCCACTGCCCGAGCCGGCCCCGGCGCCGCACGCCGCGGTACAGCGGGTGGCGCGTCTCCCTGAACTTGGTCCGCCCTGCCGGCCTCTTGGGCGGCTCCGAGCACACCGTCCTGTGCCCCTCACGCGGGGAGCCGGCAGCGGCGGTGTCCATCAGTTGCAGCGTCAAAAACTAGTGGAAAGTCGCTGCGTTGAGAGTTGCAGGTTGGTTTGAGCGGTCGAGTTGGGATGAGAAGAAGGGAACCGAGGCGGGGAAGAATAAATAGGGAAGGTGGTCTAGTGGTTACCCGGCGGGGCGCTCGGGTGGTGGCAGCGGCGCGCCACAGAAGGAGACGGACAAAGCGGTAGGGTCCCACCCTCCATCTCTATCTCCTTCCTTCTGCTCTCGCTCCTTTTTACTTTGCAAGCAAGCAAAGCTTATGTGCCACAGGGATCACTTTTGTTTGCTTGTAGTACGTTTTACCCGTCGTTGCTACAAGTGTAGCCGTGCGAAGAATAACTAGCATAATGGAGCCacatatctttcttttatttaggGGATGGAGCCACATATCTAACCAAGTGAGGACAAACGCATCACATCTGGGCATCGTGCCAGTTGGCCATAGGATTCAGAGGACGGAGGGGAAGGGACAGCTCGTGATCACGACGTGAAGCACAGAAGCAGTGAAAAGATCTCTGATCCAGGGCCCCAACGTGGCCTCAACCGGCCGACTAGTGACTAGTAGATGGATTCCCTACCACATCTTGTGGATTAATTAGCGTAGCGTACGTCTACACCAGCCAGTGGAGTGGATTAAGCTGCCCGATATAGTCACCGCTCGTGAACGAATAGCGCCTATTTTTAGAACCATTTCGTAAGTATACGTACTGCAGCGTTGTCGTTACTGCTGTCCGTTGGCCTGCCGTTTTACTTTCTTttttgctttgaataaaaatctactataatttcaaaaaaaaagtgtGAACATGAGATTgaaaaaaagtactccctccataaaaaaatataagagccTTCAGATCACTACTCTGGTAATCTAAACGctattatatttctttacagagaaaGTAAATACCACAGTTTTACGAAGGCATCTTTAGAGCTACATGAGACACAGTTGCATGAATTGATCCTTCATCAATAAGCTCAAAATTTCTCCTTACAACGCGGACATTGTCCATAAAAATTCCaaaaaagaaaaatggaaatttaaTTGTGAACACATGGTTCAAATTTTAAATGTCAACGTTCTATGAAAGCCTATATTACACATACTTGTATGGATTGGTCTACTAACAAAGTGGGTGCTCTTTATGTGGATAATGTTGGGCTAATTTATTTGGTTCCGAGTAAATTTTATGTGTGAACACGAGGTTGAAATTCTAAAAAGCTAAATTCCATATAGTGGTGACTTTCATTTGCATGTGACGTCCAAACATAAATATTATAATTCATATAATTATTTAGAAAactcaaaattaaatggaattggTTTTGGAATTCGACTGAATGAGTCGAATTTAATTATTGTGAGACAAATGGGGCGTTATAATTGCCCCCTCCGCTGCGTGGAAGGAATGCATGAAGTTGATACCTATTGTATATTGTTTTTTGTGGGAGATACCTCTTGTATATGGGATATCTTCTTCCTAGTCAATGCATCTTCGGGGTCATTTTGGACTATAGTTTGTTCAAAAAAAAATGCAGCACGCGACTGTCTCACTGTGTGATCGACATTATAACTACCTTATGGGCCCCTAATGAAAATGAGTGAAAGCTGTAACTCGCTTAGCGCTCCAAGGAATTGGACAGAAAATTATGGCATATTTTATTCAAATGGTTTTTAGAGGATTATAATTATACAATATTTTTCTACCTGCGTTCTTTGATTTGTAGGAGTGAAACTCATAGAAAAATATATTTGGAATTAGTTTCCAATACATATTATAACAaattcatccactccaacctcttagCAGAATCTTATTTTTTATGTGTACAATAAAATATTCTTTCGAATATGTAATACTATTAAATATGACATGACATTTCTAAAGTGATGTTCTAGTCCTGGGTGCATATGCAACCATGCCATGATGAACAccaaattctgaaaaaatacaaaTAGTTTTCAACAAATCTGATTTTTTTTTTACAAACTGTACTGAATGTTTTTGcaacatgcaaagtttcatgatgaAAATTACTAGTGTGGATTTGGATATAAAAAAAACAATGTTTCTAAGTGCTCAAAAAATTGTCCTTTTAGAACATCATTTTTTCAGACTTTCATGCAAACATTCTGTACAAAACTTTGCATGTTGGTAAAATATTCAATTTGTTTATCACAAAGAAATCAGAATGGCTTGTATATTTTCTCTATTTTTTTTACTTCTTATTTTACTGATCATGTAGGTGCATACGCACCTGAGTGCAGAAACTCCGTGTCCCAGCACTTCAACTGTACATCTGTTACAGTCCTGTGTTTTTTAGAATAATGCAAATAAAGGGGATCTGAAAGAGGTTAAGCTTCCAATTACTTACCCAGCCGGCCCCATGACCCAAAGTGAATCCAGCCACATCATCTGGATTGACGTTAACTACATCAGCTAATAAATGCAATTTGTTAGTTGTTAAACGGTTATTCGATtcctaccccgcaaaaaaaaaggtcATTCCTGCCCTGATGTTCAGATATTTGTGGTCACCACATCTCCACGAATAGTACATGCAGTTGAATTTCTCCTTCAAAGCCGTCTACTAACTCCATTGTGGCCACTTCCCTAATGTGCACTCTCGATCCCTCCCTACCAAAATACATTTCTTTCGGTTCTCCTATAAGACAAAGTCGAATCGCCATAAAATATGGTCTTATATTTTAATGTTCTTTTTCTTGTTTATATACTGACATAAAATATAGTAGTAGTACCTTATATAAGATCGTGAGTGCTTCAGGTCCACAATAATTGAAGTATTACTACTGTATTCTTTATTCACAGAACACGCAAGTGCAAATATGCCCTTCCTCAAAGTAGAAACCGGAGGCTTTCAATATGAACGAACACACATGACCATATGAGGGAAAATATTCCCCTCTGTTTCTTCCCATATCTGGTGGGACAGAAGTATAGAACCAACTATAAACTTTACCATAGCGGCGTCTTGACGTCGCCGCCACCGAGCTCGTGGTTTTCAGGCTGCTCCGGCGACTCCATGAACATGCCCGGCGAGTAGTATGATCCGGCATTCGTGCCGCCAAACCAGTGCTCGTCCAGCAAGTCGCTGGACGTGGACAGCTCGCTCGGCGTCGGCGAGCCTTGGACGTCCTTCTCGCCGTCGGCCGTCGACGCGACGGGTCGCTGCCGCTGGAACGCCAcgacagcgacggcgacggcgtcctTGATCTCCCGCGCGCTGCTGAAGCTGGAAGACCCAGCGGCGAGGACGGGCAGCATACGCCAGGCGGAATCGGCGAAGTTGAGGCAGGCGGCGCTTCCGGAGAGAGCGAGGGAGGCGGAGTCGTGCGCTCGCGCCGCCATCTCGGCGGTGCGGAAGGTGCCGAGCCAGAGCCTTGTCTCTTTGCTGCCGCGCACGCGTACCTCGCACACCCACCGCCCGTACCGCCCCCGACGCCGCACGCCGCGGTACAGCGGGTGGCGCGTCTCCTTGTACTTGATCCTCCCCGCCGGCCTCTTCGGCGGCTCCGTCCACACCGTCCTGTGCTGGTCTGACAGGGAGGCGGCGTCGGCGTCCATCTGTGGGGGTGGCGTGCGTTAAGCCGTTGTGGCGACTGGCGAGGTTCGATTGATTGGGGCTCCGATGAGAACTAGAAGCGGAGAATCAAGCAGGTGAGTATATAGTATGCAGGAGAAGAGGTTGAGGGGTTACCCGCAACGGGTTGGATACCCGCCACGACGTGGACGCTCGGGTGGAAATGGAAGTGGAACGAAGGGACACTCTCATGGCAGACTGGTTTCTCACTCTCACTTACAATATCGAGCAGTAGCCAGCTTCATATGGCGCGCGTTTGCTTCATCGAGGTAGCTAGCGGTAGCTCTCGCTTGGACGTACGATCGACTACGGTGCTACTTTTGTTACATTTTTTCTATTTTGCCATGAGATGCTCTGGTGTCTATTTGTTCACCCCAAGATTGTTCATCTCGGAAGGGTTTGAAGGCTGTGGTGTCCTTCTAGACGTTTCGACGCCGAAATAGATTCCATACGAATGAGTGCAACTGATTCCATATTACGGATGAGCACACTATATATTTGTTCCCTACTTTTATTTTCGGGAAGCAACACATCACTTTTCTCCAATCAATAGTTGTAGTTGTGCGAGAACAACCTTTTTGTACATAGCACTTGAGTATATCGGAGGGATTTGCCGCTCCATGCGGTGGCCTTCCAGACATGTGAACGGCGGTAACTGATTCTAGATCGACTAACAAAGGGCACGTCGTTGTTTCTTACTTTTGAGTCTCGAAAAGGAGAATATCTTTTTTCTCCAAAAAAATAGTGGAGTATAACATAACCATCAACACTTCAGCATCTCCTACGTTTTTATTGGTAAGAAATCTATTTCATCAACTAGCAAATTACTCCccccgttcccaaatatttgtctttctagagatttcaacatatGACCaaatacgaagcaaaatgagtgcatctacactctaaaatatgtctacatacatctgtatgttgtagattatttgaaatgtctagaaaggcaaatatttggaaacggagggagtaccaatagCTGGCGAGAGAAAATACATATGATCGATCTTTAATTCACATTGCAGCTCGTGCAAGAGTCCTTGATTGATTTAGATATGACTTTGCTCTCTATACCCATTTACCCTATGACACACATCATCAGTTGACAGTTGTGGTAAATTTACCAACAACTATAACTATCTCACTCAGTTGGTGGAGCGGCTTCGTTTTGCATGGaccttcggtggagatgtcaagtcatgcatgGTCGACATATGCTACGTTGTGTCATGTATGTTCGCCAGGTGCTACGTACGACGGATCTTCTAGAGACTAGAagttgtgtcggctggtggtacttggcggcaTGATGTTGCGGTTTACCGccggcgaccgcgacgtgctcagcagtttgcgcgcagggaggtggtgccgttgggcgccgtggtggcgttgaCGGATGCCGGACTAgcaaggatgatgcggatctctTTCCTAAAGATGGGTTAGCGGTTCTATGATAATGTCggcttctaaaacgtgtgcatgtggtgtacGCTTTAGGTTTGCTGCACCTGCTATAGGTTCCGATACGTTATGCGGATGGATCGGCGACGACACCGAttttagatatggggagtgagagcactccacattatcaaGTTTATAGGTGCGAATGATGGTTTCGGATGGCTTGATGTATGTTCCTGCCCAGCAATTGTTGAATAATTAATAAATATGGTTGTATgtatcgattgatgcagaggccggggttttAACCTCCTTTTCCGAAAACaaagttggagatgccctttgggATATGGTGGGGTCTTGGGTCATGATTTCATCCACTAAGATTGACATCTTGGAGATACTAATATATAGAAATAGTTTGTGAGTACAATAGAAATCTTGTTAGATTCATCAATCTACACCAAAATCCTATTGTGTGTGAGGCGCTTGTATGTGGAAGTCGGCGTGTGTTCACATGTGTTCCATCCTTGTAATCACAAAAAACTTAAATAACAATGTTCTTGCTTGTTTTAACTAGAAGAGATACCACATCatattattatttttcaaaaaGGAGCTTGAAACCCCCAACCTCTGCATCAATTGATGCAGACAGTCATATTTTTATTAAAGTTGACGCAAGGCAATGAAGCCAAAGACATCAACAAATGGAATACAAAGCATAGGCAACAACCAGAACCAATACAAGATATGGTTTTTTTAACACCTATGACCAAGTAAACTTCTCCGTAACAAAGTCTTCAAGAAGAGATAAATGAGCTCGTGCCGCCATGGCCACGTCCGGTCGGAGATGACCTGTACAAAGATTTTCATCATAATTACGGTGACCAACAAGTGAAGGCCAGCACATCGACAAGACGACAACGCCTTGGACAAGGCCATGCCACAAGTTTTTCGCTGTCGATCCGAACCAACAAATACCAGAACAAGAGTTTTCACAACGGACATCGAGCGTTGTTCCAATCACAGTCTTGATGATGGCTCTTCTGAAAATCACCCCTGCCGGTAATCCGTGCTAGGCCGGAGTGGCACTAGCAAACCACTGAGAAGAATTCCCACCTTGGACCACCAATAAGGTCAGCAGGAGGCCGGCCATGTCTCGGCCCGGATCTGGCAGCCGCCAATCCAGGTCGACGCAAACTGACATCTAGACCACTTAGCAACACAAAGACGGGAAATGTAAGAATAAGATGTCTTGACACATTAAGTCCCATCTAAACTATAAGGCAAGAACCGGCACTAAAAATTGTTTGATTACACCATAGGAAAACACATGATTTATCTGTGTAAATTGGGTGGGTGTTATAACTTTCATAGACATATTTTGGCCCAAGAAGCCTTTCTAGGACACTTATAGTTCCGAAACAAATATTAGAAAGGAATATGGAGGGTTATTCTGAAGGTTTAATTTCTTCCACCTAAGTGACCGCTTAAGGGTTTTGCTAACAAACTCAATAATTAAAATGTTTTGTAAAAAAGTAGCATCTCTAATTAGACACAATGTTGGGGCTATAAATATGAGGTACGCCCACGTAGACGGATGACACTCCAGGGGCCCATGACCCGTACAAGctatgacagaaaaaaccatgggcCGAGGGGGCTTGATCATCAGCCGGCAAAGATAAAGAGGGTGGCCCAGGATTGTGCTAAGGCCCTTCAGTCGGATACTAGGTCAGCTGACAGCCTGGCACTGGTAGTCAGCCAAAGATGAAGGGATCAGACTGTTAGACTTCCATTCAGCGGCTACCTAGGATGCCACTCTCCCATGAATTCTGAATGAAGCACTTAACCAACGGTGCTATAATTTAGTTAAATAAGACAGTTACCAATAGTAAATGCCATGGAACAGTCGGCCACACCTGAGGCCATGAACAACATTAATACCAGCTCTTTATGTTCCCCCActtggtgcactctatataagccgagTGGGGAGCTCTGGGCTGAGAGTTGAACATCCACACATTGTACCTTACGCCAAGAGCTAAGAGCACCACATGAGTAGGATGTTACCTCCACCGCAGAGGGCCCGAACCTTTATAAATCCTTGAACGTACTCCCATCTGCACCCTTTGGTAGATACGATTGCCTCTACATTTCTACCCTCTAGTATTGTCAGGATTATTTCCACGACACACATCTTCAAAGTAAAATGGTGGAGAACTTGCTTCAGTGGTGCATGATAATCTGCATTGCAAGAGAAGTAGCAACTAAATATCTTGCAATGAAATTATAATAATCCCTCTGATCCAAATTATTTATCGCTGCTTTAGTATAATTTTATAGCATTTTTATTTTATTGGCAATTGTAGAGGTAAATTGAAACTAATACTAATCTAATACTTAGTTTTTCATGATTGATATTTTAGTTTCATCAACTTGGCGGCGCATACCATATCCAAATCCTAGCTCCGCCACTGTGAACCGCACAACCAGCATCCAAACATATAGCCATATGAGTCACATTAGGAGGTAGATGCAGACTAGATATACAGTTAACACAACGGATTGAGAAAAATGGCATTCTAAAAATCAAGCGTTTATTAGTAGACACATCTTTGTGATAAAAGCAGCACATTATGCTACCACGTCAGTTTTATTAGGTGGTGTTGTCTTGTTTTTTGTGAGAATTTAGTGATGttatcttagggcatctccaacatggaTCCTCAAACCACCCGCATCAGTCCGGACCACGtggttcttgaaggaaatatgccctagaggcaataataaagttgttatttatatttccttatatcatgataaatgtttattattcatgctagaattgtattaaccggaaacttagtacatgtgtgaatacatagacaaaatcagtgtccctggtatgcctctacttgactagctcgttaatcaaagatggttaagtttcctaaccatagacatctgttgtcatttgatgaacgggatcacatcattagagaatgatgtgattgacaagacccatccgttagcttagcataatgatcgtttagttttattgctattgctttcttcatgacttataccggaagaacagtttgtgtgctatcaaacgtcacaacgtaactgggtgattataaagatgttctacatgtgtctctgaaggtatttgttgagttggcatagattgagattaggatttgtcactcgtgtatcggagaggtatctctgggccctctcgataatgcacatcactataagccttgcaagcaatgtgactaatgagttagttatgggatgatgcattacgaaacgagtaaagggacttgccggtaacgagattgaactaggtatgatgatacctacgatcgaatctcgggcaagtaacataccgatgacaaaggaaataacgtatgttgttatgcggtttgaccgataaagatcttcgtagaatatgtaggaggcaatatgagcatccaggttccgctattgtttattgacctgagatgtgtctcggtcatgtctacatagttctcgaacccgtagggtccgcacgcttaacgtttgatgacgatttgtactatgagttatgtgttttggtgaccgaagtttgttcggagtcccggatgagatcacgggcatgacaaggagtctcgaaatggtcgagaggtaaagattcatatattggaaggttgtattcggacatcggaatggttccgagtgattcgggtattttttcggagtaccgaggggttacctgAACCTCCCGGGggaatattgggcctacatgggccataggggagaggggaggcagcccacaaggtgtgggcgcgcccctaccaatagggagtccgaattggactagggaggggcgcccccctttccttctcctcttcctctcccttccctctccccccctccggaaaaaggaaagggagtccaaataggattgggagtcctagttggactcccccctttggcgcgccccctaggccggccaactcctccccttctcctttatatacgggggtgggggcaccccaaagacacaatagttgtttcttagccgtgtgcagtgccccctccacagtttaccacctcagtcatattgtcgtagtgcttaggtgaagccctgcgcggatcacatcaccaacaaaGTCGCCACGCCGTTGttttgacggaactctccctcgaccctctactggatcaagagctcgagggacgtcatcgtgctaaacgtgtgctgaacacggaggtgtcctacgttcggtacttggatcggttggatcgtgaagacattcgactacatcaaccgcgttaactaaacgcttccgctttcggtctacgagggtacgtggacacactctcccgtcttgttgctatgcatctcctagatagatcttgcgcgatcatagggtttttttgaattattacgtTCCCCGACAGTTCTGACTTTTTTGCCACGCAACGCGGTCCTGTATCCATCTGGAGGCCAGTCCAGACGTCCTTTTTCTTGCAAACTGAAGGTAAACTCCGGGGGGTTGTAGGAGTCCAGACACCAGTCACTTAGGACTCCGGCACCCCAGGCCCATTGAAATCCCCATCTCGGGCCCCTTCTCTCTAGTCCACTCCTACCCTCTCATTTCACCCCCACCCTCGTTGTCCATCGTCGGCGCTATACCTCTTTGGCCGCCTCTCGGGCATCCTGGACTTCCGCATGCCCCATCCCATGAATCCTTCCACAGCCAGGTACCCTCCGCACCCCTACCGATTCCATCCATGGCAGACACAACGCCCGGCAGATGTTCGGTCAAATGTCATTGAGCTTTTTTGGAACTTCTTGTTGTTTCCTAAAGAAGCACGATGGTGGGTCACTCGGTTTAcaaggatgagttgttgtgcgatgtgTGGTTGGCCATTTCTAAGGACATTTTCGCCATGAACAAGGGCCTGGCTGATGGAGTCAAATCCAGCAAATCTTGGGTAGGCGTTCCCGAGCAGGTAGCCTTAgcacgatggtaacatggacaaaTGGTTTACCCGGGTTCGACGTCCCTCAAAGAGATAACACCCTACATCTTGCTTTGATTGTATTGACTGAGTTGGTACAGAGTAcatgttgatctaccacgagatcgtgtgtGTATGAGTCGGCGTCTATGGTCCTCAccccttggtttatatagacaacggggtacctagggttacacataggTCGGTTACATCTAAGGCCAAACCTGCCAAAGATCACCTCTAAGTCTTGGAGTGTGCACCAAGTCTTCGGAAGATTCCGTCTAGATTCCCCTGGAGACCGGATGAATGCGGCCCACTGATGGCCATTTGGGGGTCTTCGGCCCGACTCATATGTCTAGGACGACGTGACTATCACCCCTTATTTAGGACACCATCACCGGCCTTTTGGCAAAGCTTGCATATTTAATTTCATGAGCGAAAGAACTTCCCGTCCTACAACAAGCATGTCATCCATGCACGCAATGTAAAGTCGCTAACGCATCGATGGTACAACATCTAGAACTCCATCATGAAGTTTTGCATGCAATTCACCAAGTGGAGACAAGGTGGCCATTGGGCTCGCCAACCATCAAGATCGTAAGTGTTGCTTCTTGTTACTCTACATGTTGTTTAATTCATTAATTCTCATGTTGATGTACACATCGTATAGCCTGCAAGCATTGTCATGACGTACTAAAGGACCGAAGACAAACCATTCATGCAcatacattgttggatgaagctcaagGGGCAGTTTATGTGAGACGACATGCGCCAGTTCTGGCTCTAGTATCATTTAATTTGGAATAAATGATTTCACAAAACTTGTTGAACATCTGGTTATCTCGTTGAATTTGAACTATTGTATTAAAGATATTTGCATGGATGAATTGTGCTATTTTCTATAATTACTTTGAGTGTTGCGAACATGGCTTAGTAAAACGGACAAAATATCGTCCGTTTTATGTAAATTGTGTCTGAACTTTGTTAAATTCCGTCATGTTTGATAAAATTTGCCCGCTTTGTGAAATGGGTTCTAAAATGTACGCAGGCATGGTTGCATCGCCGGCTCCTATATGTCTGTGGACTGATCCCCCCTAGACCGTTGACATATATGGTTTCCGATTTTagagttggagatgcccttatattaACATTACACATGTGTGCCTATATGAAATAAAGATTTGAATGAACCTTCTTAGAAAATAGAAATTGAATCATGTACAGATCACACCCGACCCTCGAACCCACCCACCTACCCAGCCCAAGCCCGCCCCTAAGGACGCCTGCTAAGAACTAAGCGATACACGCCGATGTGGAATCTTCCATGTCATCCCCATGGCCCCACCCCTCTCGagcagaaaacagaagaaaaattacTCGCGCAAAAAGTCCTAATCGCCGCTCATCCCCTTTCTCTTCCGGGCTATGTGACGGCCGATGGTTGAA
This window of the Triticum aestivum cultivar Chinese Spring chromosome 5D, IWGSC CS RefSeq v2.1, whole genome shotgun sequence genome carries:
- the LOC100037628 gene encoding dehydration-responsive element-binding protein 1B, producing MDADAASLSDQHRTVWTEPPKRPAGRIKYKETRHPLYRGVRRRGRYGRWVCEVRVRGSKETRLWLGTFRTAEMAARAHDSASLALSGSAACLNFADSAWRMLPVLAAGSSSFSSAREIKDAVAVAVVAFQRQRPVASTADGEKDVQGSPTPSELSTSSDLLDEHWFGGTNAGSYYSPGMFMESPEQPENHELGGGDVKTPLW